A region of Sugiyamaella lignohabitans strain CBS 10342 chromosome A, complete sequence DNA encodes the following proteins:
- the FAL1 gene encoding ATP-dependent RNA helicase FAL1 (Nucleolar protein required for maturation of 18S rRNA; member of the eIF4A subfamily of DEAD-box ATP-dependent RNA helicases; GO_component: GO:0097078 - FAl1-SGD1 complex [Evidence IPI] [PMID 21576267]; GO_component: GO:0005730 - nucleolus [Evidence IEA]; GO_component: GO:0005730 - nucleolus [Evidence IDA] [PMID 9372960]; GO_component: GO:0005634 - nucleus [Evidence IEA]; GO_function: GO:0005524 - ATP binding [Evidence IEA,IEA]; GO_function: GO:0004004 - ATP-dependent RNA helicase activity [Evidence ISA] [PMID 9372960]; GO_function: GO:0008026 - ATP-dependent helicase activity [Evidence IEA]; GO_function: GO:0003723 - RNA binding [Evidence IEA]; GO_function: GO:0004386 - helicase activity [Evidence IEA,IEA]; GO_function: GO:0016787 - hydrolase activity [Evidence IEA]; GO_function: GO:0003676 - nucleic acid binding [Evidence IEA]; GO_function: GO:0000166 - nucleotide binding [Evidence IEA]; GO_process: GO:0006200 - ATP catabolic process [Evidence IEA]; GO_process: GO:0000462 - maturation of SSU-rRNA from tricistronic rRNA transcript (SSU-rRNA, 5.8S rRNA, LSU-rRNA) [Evidence IMP] [PMID 16449634]; GO_process: GO:0006364 - rRNA processing [Evidence IEA]; GO_process: GO:0042254 - ribosome biogenesis [Evidence IEA]), with protein sequence MALGDYMNVQCHACIGGTSVGDDIRKLGRGQHVVSGTPGRVKDMIKRRFLDTRHVKMIILDEADTLLEQGHQQDIYEIYRYLPPATQVVVVSATLPNDVLQLTSKFMTDPVRILVKRDELTLEGLKQYFIAVEKEDWKFDTLCDLYDTLTITQAVIFCNTRRKVDWLTDKMKEANFTVVSMHGEMEQKQRNEIMQEFRQGNSRVLISTDVWARGIDVQQVSLVINYDLPNSRENYIHRIGRSGRFGRKGVAINFVTDDEVQILHDIEQYYSTQIDEMPMNINEML encoded by the coding sequence ATGGCATTGGGAGACTATATGAATGTTCAGTGTCATGCGTGTATAGGTGGAACTAgtgttggtgatgatattcGAAAATTAGGGAGGGGTCAGCATGTTGTGTCAGGAACTCCTGGTAGAGTAAAGGACATGATCAAGAGAAGATTTCTAGATACGAGGCATGTCAAGATGATTATTCTCGACGAGGCCGATACGCTCCTAGAACAGGGACACCAGCAGGACATATATGAAATTTACAGGTACTTGCCCCCTGCAACTCAAGTAGTGGTTGTCAGTGCGACATTGCCAAATGATGTATTACAGCTCACATCTAAGTTTATGACGGATCCAGTGCGTATTCTGGTCAAACGTGACGAGTTAACTTTGGAGGGCTTGAAACAGTATTTCATAGCTGTGGAAAAGGAGGATTGGAAATTTGATACTCTATGTGATTTATATGATACACTGACTATCACGCAGGCAGTAATTTTTTGCAATACAAGAAGAAAGGTCGACTGGCTGACTGATAAAATGAAAGAAGCGAATTTTACAGTAGTATCAATGCATGGTGAAATGGAACAGAAGCAGCGAAATGAAATTATGCAAGAATTTCGACAAGGAAATTCTCGAGTATTGATCTCAACTGATGTTTGGGCTAGAGGTATTGACGTCCAACAAGTGTCTCTAGTTATCAATTATGACTTACCCAATAGTCGTGAAAACTATATCCATAGAATTGGACGATCCGGAAGATTTGGCAGAAAGGGTGTCGCAATTAATTTCGTTACCGACGATGAAGTTCAAATTCTCCATGACATCGAACAGTACTATAGTACACAAATTGATGAGATGCCTATGAATATTAATGAAATGCTTTAA
- the FAL1 gene encoding ATP-dependent RNA helicase FAL1 (Nucleolar protein required for maturation of 18S rRNA; member of the eIF4A subfamily of DEAD-box ATP-dependent RNA helicases; GO_component: GO:0097078 - FAl1-SGD1 complex [Evidence IPI] [PMID 21576267]; GO_component: GO:0005730 - nucleolus [Evidence IEA]; GO_component: GO:0005730 - nucleolus [Evidence IDA] [PMID 9372960]; GO_component: GO:0005634 - nucleus [Evidence IEA]; GO_function: GO:0005524 - ATP binding [Evidence IEA,IEA]; GO_function: GO:0004004 - ATP-dependent RNA helicase activity [Evidence ISA] [PMID 9372960]; GO_function: GO:0008026 - ATP-dependent helicase activity [Evidence IEA]; GO_function: GO:0003723 - RNA binding [Evidence IEA]; GO_function: GO:0004386 - helicase activity [Evidence IEA,IEA]; GO_function: GO:0016787 - hydrolase activity [Evidence IEA]; GO_function: GO:0003676 - nucleic acid binding [Evidence IEA]; GO_function: GO:0000166 - nucleotide binding [Evidence IEA]; GO_process: GO:0006200 - ATP catabolic process [Evidence IEA]; GO_process: GO:0000462 - maturation of SSU-rRNA from tricistronic rRNA transcript (SSU-rRNA, 5.8S rRNA, LSU-rRNA) [Evidence IMP] [PMID 16449634]; GO_process: GO:0006364 - rRNA processing [Evidence IEA]; GO_process: GO:0042254 - ribosome biogenesis [Evidence IEA]) encodes MSFNREEDEVLNFTSSEDVAVYPSFESMDLKPSLLKGIYAYGFEAPSAIQSRAISQIISGRDTIAQAQSGTGKTATFSISMLEVIDTKARDVQGEYNALARVWIFLISSQYFFFRVYKMILCIFLRLKQASYEGTFTEMTRF; translated from the coding sequence ATGTCATTTaacagagaagaagatgaggtGCTCAATTTCACTTCTTCAGAAGATGTGGCCGTTTATCCTTCATTTGAGTCGATGGATCTCAAGCCAAGCTTATTGAAAGGTATCTACGCATATGGGTTTGAAGCTCCGAGTGCAATTCAAAGTCGAGCCATATCACAAATTATCAGTGGAAGGGATACTATTGCACAGGCACAATCAGGAACAGGTAAAACTGCAACTTTTTCAATCTCTATGTTAGAGGTGATCGATACAAAAGCGAGAGATGTTCAAGGTGAGTATAATGCCTTAGCTCGTGTctggatttttttgattAGCAgccaatattttttttttcgagTGTACAAGATGATTTTATGTATTTTCTTGAGATTAAAACAGGCTTCATATGAAGGCACCTTCACAGAGATGACGAGATTCTAA
- the DAS2 gene encoding putative uridine kinase DAS2 (hypothetical protein; non-essential gene identified in a screen for mutants with increased levels of rDNA transcription; weak similarity with uridine kinases and with phosphoribokinases; GO_component: GO:0005737 - cytoplasm [Evidence IEA,IEA]; GO_component: GO:0005737 - cytoplasm [Evidence IDA] [PMID 14562095]; GO_component: GO:0005634 - nucleus [Evidence IEA,IEA]; GO_component: GO:0005634 - nucleus [Evidence IDA] [PMID 14562095]; GO_function: GO:0005524 - ATP binding [Evidence IEA,IEA]; GO_function: GO:0016301 - kinase activity [Evidence IEA,IEA]; GO_function: GO:0003674 - molecular_function [Evidence ND]; GO_function: GO:0000166 - nucleotide binding [Evidence IEA]; GO_function: GO:0016740 - transferase activity [Evidence IEA]; GO_function: GO:0004849 - uridine kinase activity [Evidence IEA]; GO_process: GO:0044211 - CTP salvage [Evidence IEA]; GO_process: GO:0044206 - UMP salvage [Evidence IEA]; GO_process: GO:0008150 - biological_process [Evidence ND]; GO_process: GO:0008152 - metabolic process [Evidence IEA]; GO_process: GO:0016310 - phosphorylation [Evidence IEA]), with translation MPSQNHLLVLVGGGHGSGKHDISNLLQRQLNSLRSEPFNKAFPILVREIDLIEYDKYHNNLSEKDGDSEDNDSYSPLRFDFEKLVGDLDTDAFWNTLEQRGNLTESESGDVAIDKDQELNGPVNPAAVTPNTIPEKTPLVAILTGPYALYDSRIRDKAIMKVYVDVDADTRLSRLLLRDVKPDNSNLSLLIDTYLNHLRPEVTEFVEPTKQYADVILTKPSSAEGGEYGVELIATGVYDRIKAESYNSLDSNTGTLTLGKHVTQNSYRYRRESFVEQHESYYSLN, from the coding sequence ATGCCATCACAGAACCATTTACTGGTTCTCGTTGGCGGTGGGCATGGATCTGGTAAACATGATATAAGCAATCTTCTCCAAAGGCAGTTAAACAGTTTACGCTCAGAACCCTTTAATAAAGCATTTCCAATTTTAGTCAGAGAGATTGATTTGATAGAATATGACAAATATCATAACAATCTGTCAGAAAAAGATGGTGACAGCGAAGATAACGACTCTTACAGTCCTCTGaggtttgattttgaaaagcTGGTAGGAGATCTTGATACGGATGCATTTTGGAACACATTAGAACAGAGGGGTAATTTGACTGAGTCTGAATCTGGTGATGTTGCTATTGATAAAGACCAGGAGTTAAATGGCCCTGTAAaccctgctgctgtcaccCCCAATACCATTCCTGAGAAAACACCATTAGTCGCCATTCTTACTGGTCCCTATGCCCTCTATGATTCAAGAATTCGAGATAAGGCTATAATGAAAGTttatgttgatgttgatgcaGATACAAGACTCTCACGCCTATTATTACGAGATGTGAAGCCTGACAATTCGAACCTTTCACTTCTGATTGACACATACCTAAACCACCTTCGCCCAGAAGTGACAGAATTTGTTGAGCCTACTAAACAGTATGCTGATGTTATTCTCACCAAACCATCCAGTGCCGAGGGCGGAGAATATGGTGTAGAGCTCATTGCAACCGGAGTATATGACCGGATCAAGGCAGAGTCCTATAATAGCTTGGATTCTAACACTGGTACTCTTACCCTTGGTAAACATGTAACTCAGAACTCATACCGCTACCGCCGTGAGTCGTTTGTAGAACAGCATGAAAGTTATTATAGTCTCAATTAA
- a CDS encoding FRG1 family protein, translating to MVSKLVFKGDKPKKKKKASVKSDSWRVSKAASGESTSHPELAVTNEGWVTAKNLSELKGPVVLAFKDEDNPVVIASDLNGKLYLSSDIDITGSKSIDIEPRTVQQVFVLSKLDFRGTDTSALDEPTVNNEFSFKNSEGTYLTSPIEPPLHCKAVSIGQDQIFTLTALESGGWSLQTSRKAFLGFQKDDSEIGFKLVYSDTVGFSETWILRVQAQYARLHNSSSRTTSSSERISSKVLEERAGRKLTPSEISSLKLAYKQGRLNEALLDIRQRSRSDNMC from the coding sequence ATGGTTTCGAAGCTTGTGTTTAAAGGTGATaagccgaagaagaagaagaaggctaGTGTCAAGAGTGATTCTTGGCGAGTATCAAAGGCAGCATCTGGTGAATCGACTAGCCACCCTGAATTAGCTGTCACTAATGAGGGATGGGTTACAGCAAAGAATCTCAGCGAATTGAAAGGACCAGTTGTTCTAGCTTTCAAAGATGAGGACAATCCTGTAGTTATTGCAAGCGATCTTAATGGCaaattatatttatctAGCGATATTGATATTACAGGGTCTAAAAGTATAGATATCGAGCCTCGGACTGTCCAGCAAGTGTTTGTATTATCCAAGTTAGATTTTCGGGGCACTGATACTAGTGCTCTAGACGAACCGACAGTGAACAATGAATTCTCCTTCAAAAATAGTGAAGGCACATATTTAACGTCTCCTATTGAACCCCCCTTGCATTGTAAAGCAGTCTCAATTGGGCAAGACCAAATATTTACGTTGACGGCTCTGGAGTCTGGTGGATGGAGCCTTCAAACATCACGCAAAGCCTTTTTAGGTTTTCAAAAAGATGACTCAGAAATTGGCTTTAAATTGGTCTATTCCGATACAGTTGGTTTTAGCGAGACGTGGATTTTGCGTGTACAGGCACAATATGCGCGATTGCACAATTCGTCCTCACGAACTACGTCCAGCTCAGAAAGGATCTCCTCAAAGGTGTTAGAAGAAAGGGCTGGTAGAAAATTGACACCTAGTGAGATCTCCAGCTTAAAGCTTGCTTATAAGCAAGGAAGACTGAACGAGGCCCTGCTTGATATTAGGCAGAGGAGCAGAAGTGATAATATGTGTTGA
- the NPR2 gene encoding nitrogen permease regulating protein NPR2, with protein MSIRRLARMFMALEEQSHYLSAANTETHTIDNIHNIIEQIYQDLNNYSECQIPIDESNAVDMKLFPLIPPPPEVESFHVPISTVHLQLLLDENWDPTMEKIIPYINGINSIRRIADLANADYELTKQCIQHLVYYRCLVIVDIFQFSNIYAPTSDISQFLTDPDMFQEFQAYVYRPPSKMSSSSLMLSTSQSKSRLSASHGSSQASSAPLHSPASGKSVLSTSSSSTSTIQSINGVNGISSRVPNQALPSGQLTSTVQPYLSSNPLSIIPCFNLYRSLSQGVTLYEWYIDHQKLLQDIDVRRFVSFGVIKGLIYRVHSYPIYESRHRHRFNHHTALSTVAASSTAIPPPGSGSGSVAASTGSFTSDRRLSRHDSDIRRPIQQQSMRSKNEESVSDAQNIEEMVAEIVKQPRHFDSICTDLRLPKQQVEAILQKKGDWTVVSA; from the coding sequence ATGTCTATTAGGAGACTGGCGCGTATGTTTATGGCATTAGAAGAGCAATCGCATTATCTATCAGCCGCCAACACCGAGACGCACACCATCGACAACATTCACAATATCATAGAACAGATCTATCAGGATCTAAATAATTATTCGGAGTGCCAAATCCCAATTGACGAATCAAATGCGGTAGACATGAAACTTTTTCCTTtaataccaccacctcctgaAGTAGAATCGTTTCATGTTCCAATATCTACAGTTCATTtgcagctgttgctggatgAGAATTGGGATCCAACGATGGAGAAGATTATTCCATATATTAACGGTATCAATTCTATTCGAAGAATTGCTGATTTAGCCAATGCTGATTATGAACTTACTAAGCAATGTATCCAACATCTTGTCTATTACCGTTGCCTCGTGATCGTGGACATTTTCCAGTTTTCCAACATCTATGCCCCGACATCAGATATTTCTCAATTCCTGACCGACCCCGATATGTTTCAGGAATTCCAGGCCTATGTTTACAGACCACCGTCTAAAatgtcatcgtcatctcTAATGCTGTCTACCTCACAGAGTAAATCTAGATTATCTGCTAGTCATGGGAGTAGCCAGGCATCCAGCGCACCATTGCACTCTCCAGCTAGTGGCAAATCTGTTCTTTCGACCTCGTCTTCCTCCACCTCAACTATTCAATCTATAAATGGTGTGAACGGTATATCTAGTCGTGTTCCTAATCAAGCCTTGCCATCGGGCCAACTTACATCAACAGTACAGCCATATTTGAGCTCTAATCCGCTTTCAATTATTCCCTGTTTCAACCTTTATCGATCCCTAAGTCAAGGTGTGACACTTTATGAGTGGTATATAGACCATCAGAAGCTTCTTCAGGATATTGATGTCCGGCGATTCGTTTCATTCGGAGTTATTAAAGGACTTATTTACAGGGTACATTCTTATCCTATTTACGAATCCAGGCATAGGCACCGTTTTAACCATCATACTGCTCTGTCGACAGTGGCAGCATCGTCAACTGCCATACCGCCTCcaggatcaggatcaggatcGGTGGCAGCATCGACTGGGTCCTTTACATCGGATCGACGACTTAGTAGACATGACTCTGATATCCGTCGCCCCATCCAGCAACAGTCCATGCGCAGTAAAAACGAAGAGTCTGTAAGCGATGCTCAAAATATTGAAGAGATGGTAGCCGAGATAGTCAAGCAACCGCGACATTTCGATTCGATATGTACCGACTTACGCTTACCAAAACAACAGGTTGAGGCTattcttcaaaaaaaagGCGATTGGACGGTTGTGAGTGCCTAA
- the HSP60 gene encoding chaperone ATPase HSP60 (Tetradecameric mitochondrial chaperonin; required for ATP-dependent folding of precursor polypeptides and complex assembly; prevents aggregation and mediates protein refolding after heat shock; role in mtDNA transmission; phosphorylated; GO_component: GO:0005737 - cytoplasm [Evidence IEA]; GO_component: GO:0005759 - mitochondrial matrix [Evidence IEA]; GO_component: GO:0042645 - mitochondrial nucleoid [Evidence IDA] [PMID 10869431]; GO_component: GO:0005739 - mitochondrion [Evidence IEA]; GO_component: GO:0005739 - mitochondrion [Evidence IDA] [PMID 11502169]; GO_component: GO:0005739 - mitochondrion [Evidence IDA] [PMID 14576278]; GO_component: GO:0005739 - mitochondrion [Evidence IDA] [PMID 16823961]; GO_component: GO:0005739 - mitochondrion [Evidence IDA] [PMID 8097278]; GO_function: GO:0005524 - ATP binding [Evidence IEA,IEA]; GO_function: GO:0016887 - ATPase activity [Evidence IDA] [PMID 7902576]; GO_function: GO:0016887 - ATPase activity [Evidence IDA] [PMID 9256426]; GO_function: GO:0003688 - DNA replication origin binding [Evidence IDA] [PMID 10869431]; GO_function: GO:0051087 - chaperone binding [Evidence IPI] [PMID 9256426]; GO_function: GO:0000166 - nucleotide binding [Evidence IEA]; GO_function: GO:0003697 - single-stranded DNA binding [Evidence IDA] [PMID 10869431]; GO_function: GO:0051082 - unfolded protein binding [Evidence IMP] [PMID 1359644]; GO_process: GO:0006458 - 'de novo' protein folding [Evidence IMP] [PMID 1978929]; GO_process: GO:0044267 - cellular protein metabolic process [Evidence IEA]; GO_process: GO:0051131 - chaperone-mediated protein complex assembly [Evidence IMP] [PMID 2645524]; GO_process: GO:0006457 - protein folding [Evidence IEA]; GO_process: GO:0045041 - protein import into mitochondrial intermembrane space [Evidence IMP] [PMID 1347713]; GO_process: GO:0051604 - protein maturation [Evidence IMP] [PMID 8097278]; GO_process: GO:0042026 - protein refolding [Evidence IEA]; GO_process: GO:0042026 - protein refolding [Evidence IMP] [PMID 1359644]; GO_process: GO:0042026 - protein refolding [Evidence IDA] [PMID 9256426]; GO_process: GO:0050821 - protein stabilization [Evidence IMP] [PMID 1359644]; GO_process: GO:0006950 - response to stress [Evidence IEA]): MQRVLSRPSGARKLAISAVRNYSHKELKFGVEGRAALLKGVDTLAQAVSVTLGPKGRNVLIEQSFGAPKITKDGVTVAKSITLKDKFENLGAKLLQEVASKTNESAGDGTTSATVLGRSIFTESVKNVAAGCNPMDLRRGSQAAVEAVVQFLQQHKREITTSEEIAQVATISANGDSHIGKLIANAMEKVGKEGVITVKEGKTLEDELEVTEGMRFDRGYISPYFVTDTKSGKVEFENPLLLLSEKKVSSIQDILPALELSNKTRRPLVIIAEDVDGEALAACILNKLRGQVQVAAVKAPGFGDNRKSILGDIAILTGGTVFTEELDIKPENATIELFGTSGSVTITKEDTIILNGEGDKDNIMQRCEQIRSFINDSTTSEYEREKLQERLAKLSGGVAVIKIGGSSEVEVGEKKDRFVDALNATRAAVEEGILPGGGTALLKASRILADVKTDNFDQKLGVQIIRTAITRPAKTIVDNAGGEGSVVVGKLIDEFGEDFNKGFNAATGEYTDMIASGIIDPFKVVRTGLVDASGVASLLATTECAIVDAPEPPAPAGGAPPMGGMGGMGGMGF, encoded by the coding sequence ATGCAAAGAGTTCTATCTCGTCCTTCTGGTGCTCGTAAGCTAGCCATTTCGGCTGTTCGTAATTATTCACACAAGGAGCTTAAGTTCGGTGTTGAGGGTCGGGCTGCTCTTTTGAAGGGTGTCGATACCTTGGCTCAAGCTGTTTCAGTCACTTTGGGTCCTAAGGGTCGCAATGTTCTTATTGAACAATCCTTCGGTGCTCCTAAGATCACTAAGGATGGTGTGACTGTTGCTAAGAGTATCACCTTGAAAGACAAGTTTGAGAACTTGGGCGCTAAGTTGTTGCAAGAGGTTGCTTCCAAGACTAATGAGTctgctggtgatggtaCTACCAGTGCTACTGTCTTGGGCCGTTCTATCTTCACTGAATCCGTCAAGAacgttgctgctggttgCAATCCTATGGATTTGAGAAGAGGTTCtcaagctgctgttgaggctgttgttCAATTTCTCCAACAACATAAGCGTGAGATCACCACCTCTGAAGAGATTGCTCAAGTTGCCACCATTTCTGCTAACGGCGACTCTCATATTGGTAAACTCATTGCCAATGCCATGGAAAAGGTCGGTAAGGAAGGTGTTATTACCGTCAAGGAGGGAAAGACTCTTGAAGACGAGCTTGAGGTTACTGAGGGCATGAGATTTGACCGTGGATACATTTCTCCTTACTTTGTTACTGACACTAAGTCTGGCAAAGTTGAATTTGAGAAccctcttctgctgctttctGAAAAGAAAGTTTCTAGCATCCAAGATATTTTGCCTGCTTTGGAATTGTCTAACAAGACCCGTCGTCCTTTGGTCATTATTGCTGAAGATGTCGATGGTGAGGCTCTCGCCGCCTGTATTCTTAACAAGCTGAGAGGTCAAGTCCAAGTCGCTGCTGTCAAGGCCCCTGGTTTCGGTGACAACCGTAAGAGCATTCTCGGTGATATCGCCATTTTGACTGGTGGTACTGTCTTTACCGAGGAATTGGATATCAAGCCCGAGAACGCTACCATCGAGTTGTTTGGTACTTCTGGTTCTGTTACCATCACTAAGGAAGATACCATTATTCTCAATGGTGAGGGTGACAAGGACAACATTATGCAAAGATGTGAGCAAATCAGAAGCTTCATCAACGACTCTACAACTAGTGAGTACGAACGTGAGAAGCTCCAAGAGCGTCTTGCTAAGCTCTctggtggtgttgctgTCATCAAGATTGGTGGCTCCTCTGAAGTTGAGGTCGGTGAGAAGAAGGATCGTTTCGTTGATGCTCTTAACGCCACCcgtgctgctgttgaagaaggtaTTCttcctggtggtggtacCGCGTTGCTCAAGGCTTCTCGTATCTTAGCTGACGTTAAGACCGATAACTTTGATCAAAAGCTCGGTGTTCAAATCATCCGCACTGCCATCACTAGACCTGCCAAGACTATTGTTGAtaatgctggtggtgaaggttctgttgttgttggtaagCTCATTGATGAGTTCGGTGAGGACTTTAACAAGGGTTTCAACGCTGCTACTGGCGAGTACACTGACATGATTGCATCTGGTATCATTGACCCCTTCAAGGTTGTTCGTACCGGTCTCGTCGATGCCTCTGGTGTTGCTTCTTTGTTGGCCACCACTGAATGTGCTATTGTCGATGCCCCTGAaccacctgctcctgctggtggtgctccACCTATGGGTGGTATGGGAGGTATGGGTGGTATGGGTTTCTAA